Below is a genomic region from Medicago truncatula cultivar Jemalong A17 chromosome 3, MtrunA17r5.0-ANR, whole genome shotgun sequence.
CCTTATCGGACTAGCTCTGATCATTGGTCTACGTCCGCTGTTCCTCAACCGCTTCCACTTCCTGAGTCACCGTTGACCACCCGACGACCCGATCATCATGCTGCCGCCTTACCTTTTTCCAGGTGATCatttaatttcttctatttaattatttgtttagtTAATTTAGTTATTTCAGTTAAGGTGCTAATTAACTAGGATTATGTATGTAATCTCCTTATGAAACTAGTGTATCCCGTGAAAGATTTCACGGTGTAGAGAAATAAATGATTAGGTGTGAAATTCTGACACGGCACTTGCTACTAATTAGGATTGTGTTCAACtacctttttttaatatgcgtaatttgatcattttttcTTAGAGAAATGCTAGGAACACTCACTTTCTAGCACAAACGCTTTTATTTGATGTAGATCTCGCACTTTAGAAATAGTTTTTATATAGAGTGGTGAGACTCACTGGAGTTTCATCAAATAAAAGACTGTGTTAAAAAGAGTGTGTTCCTACTTACTAACATTCCTCTTTTGCTTACCATTCGTTCATGATTGATTATTTATATAAACTATGAGTTAGTTGTGTTGCATAGGATGTAGTTTTGTtgtgttaattttgtttttcactcAAATATCAGAAAGTCGGCGGATCATGATACTGTGAGAAGTTTAAGGTCTTCCAGCAATTTGGGCAGACATTTTTTTAACACAGTGACTGGAAATGCAAAGAGTGATTTGAGAGTGAATATTCCGCCTACCAGAGGCTTGGTGTCAAGTGAGTTCTTCTCCTCCAAATTTGCTGCATGATCTCATGAATTATGTATATGAGATATTTCTTATTgagaaatattattttgatatcaaaatcaacaaatgGTTACCACACTTCAAATATGTGGTTAATTATGTTAAGTGGATGGTTAATGAATATAAGAGGTGTTGCAACTTGTTAACGATCCTCAACATAATTAACCACAATTTTAAATGCTGTTAAAAACGTTTTTCAAGTGTATATTTGAACACAATTTGGATGGTTaatgaatatatatgtatatttgaaCACCTGCAAGTAGTAGTCAATGAAGTTCAAGATCGTGGTTAATTGTTTTCAGTGAATGATTAATGAGTTGTGACACCTTGTTATATTGATTAACCATCTGTGTAACATAATTAACCACTTTTTATGCTAACCATTTAAGTTGTCGaattttgatgtcaaatttgTGCGTCAAATGTTTTACCTTTTACACATTTGAGCTGTCCACTGTTTTACCTTTCTCCTGTTGTTAATTTATACAGGCAATAGTTCTTGTAAAGATACTAGAAAACACTCTCATGATAATGACTGTGAAGGTATTTCCAACTCAAAATTGCAATTTGCTGCCAAGAGTGCCCCAAACAGCATATTCTCCAGTCCTGTTACCAGTCCGCGCCGATTAAGCAGTGTTGATTTACTTGATCCTTCTATCATTCTTCCTCAAGATTTTAATGACATGTTCAGAGTGTTGCCTGCTAAAACTGCTCATAGTCCAGACTTGTCTCCTCGTCGTAGCTTTGGGAACCACAGTCCTGCTAACCACCACCGCCACACTATTCAAGGGGGTTCTCAGCAGCACTCTAAATTTTGCACCAGAGTGTGGCCTGAAAATAACCATTTAGATGCACATCCATTACCCCTTCCACCTAGAGCTTCACCACAGCCACAACAATCACCTGCACATCAGTCAAGTGTCACGATGAATCACTCAACAGAAAACATCCATTCGATGAAGGGTCATTGGCAGAAAGGAAAACTTATTGGACGGGGATCGTTTGGAAGTGTTTATCATGCAACAAACCTGTATGCAGACATTTTTCTGTTCATTGAGTCTAGTCTACTTTAAAGTTTTTCCTTTCTGCAGTTACTCATGTAGATTCCTGTTTTTCTAACAGAGAGACCGGAGCCTCATGTGCACTAAAAGAGGTGGATCTGGTTCCTGATGATCCTAAATCTACTGACTGCATAAAGCAACTCGATCAGGTTCTTCTTCCAAAATCCTAATATTCTGATTTTACTTTGTTCAAAACTAGAGACAGCAATATTATGCTGATATTAAAAGTATTACATCATGGTCAACTCCAGTCTCCATAGCACTGTTTAATTTGCCATGACTATTTCTCTTCAATGAAATATTGATTTAGCCAAGTTACCACTTCAGGTTAACTGCCAATATGAAAGGaatactttcttttcttttttaaaactttgtATTTATAGTACTTTCATCAAGCTTATGATTTGTTTCCATCCTCCACCTCTATCATAAGTGAATCCATGTCAGTGTGTTGTGTTTTCCAGTTCAATGTTGTGATAATTACAACAGATAATCCTAGATTTGTTTAATAAAGAAAAAGCAAAGTAATTGAGTAGAAAACACACTTAGACAGATAGAGGTGTTACAATAAAactatacaaacaaacaaaaaatctttCAATTACACTGTTGGTACTTAGTTAGTACAGTTCACACAAACACATACACAACAAGTAATAACCTCAGTAATAAGATTATTTTTCTACCTAACATAGAAGCCAAATTATTGTGCATTACATGTCGGTACAATTTCTTAAGTTCTTTGAGTTACAGCTCATTTTTTCGTAGAATCTTGTCTCCTTTTCTCACTGAAATACAATCTTTGTACACATTTTCAAATTGAGTGACATATAGTACGTTATTCTGAATTGTCCCTACTTTCAGGAAATCAGAATTCTTGGCCAACTACACCACCCCAACATCGTGGAATATTATGGCAGTGAAGTAGTGAGTTCTTATTGGTTTTTCCCCCCAAGTATGCTTACACAACAATCATTATGATTGTAAATAAGATTGAATTTGTGAATCATCTTTGTTTTCAGGTTGGTGATCGATTGTGCATATATATGGAATATGTCCATCCTGGATCACTTCAGAAGTTTATGCAAGACCATTGTGGGGTTATGACAGAATCTGTGGTTCGCAATTTTACGAGGCATATTCTCTCTGGACTGGCGTACTTACACAGTACCAAGACTATCCACAGGTAACAATTATATCTGCTAAATTGTGCCAATATAcctcattttatttctttgaatGATGACAAGTTGATACTAGTTAAAGTCATGTCATACAACCATATAAACCGACAAAGTATGTTCAAATTAGGTGGGTCGGTTACATAGATCAAATAACACCATAACATCCTATAATGAATAATTCCTAATACCTAACCATTTGAAATCAAATTTCTCGGACTATGCTTCAGCTGATCTACCCTCATTGCTGTTGCATTTGTGGGTCTCCTCCACACATTACCAAACCACCAAATTGaaattttactttcttttttaaataatagcTGCTACCTCAACATTCTTCTGTTGATTGTATTCTTAATCTTATCTTTTAACTTGTCTTGTTTTATCCCTTATCTGTCATAACATTCTCATCTTTACAAAAATGAGCTTACTTTCTTGTTAATTCTTTACCCTAAACCCTTGAATCATAACCCTTAAATAAATGATAAGATCATATGAAATTTGTTCCTCATCTGgtaaaaaatcatctttttggTCAGATTTTTCGGAAATGAAGTCTGATCGTCTTTTCTGTATATGATTCTTAAGGGACATTAAAGGTGCAAACTTGCTGGTTGATGCATCAGGCATTGTCAAGCTTGCAGATTTTGGGGTGTCGAAAATTGTGAGTTTCAAATtctgtttttctatttacattTTAATTATGCTTGGACATATataaattgtcttttttttagaggacatATATAAATTGTCTTCTAGTGTCTCAACTTACACGTGTTAATTGGTCGACATAGTTGTAATAATTAGATTACCATTGAATCCAGggtctttttgttttgttttcctgACTTTTCTGGTAATCTTACTATTTGAACATTGTGCTCCTTTTAGCTGACAGAGAAATCATATGAACTTTCGCTGAAAGGAAGTCCCTACTGGATGGCTCCAGAGGTATTGTGTTACTCCTATTGCCTACAGGTTTTAGATGTGTAATGAGTAATGACcattttaactttaatttgTTGATTGAAGCTCATGATGGCTGCCATGAAGAATGAAACCAATCCCACTGTTGCCATGGCTGTTGATATATGGAGCTTAGGATGCACCATCATTGAAATGCTGACTGGAAAACCCCCTTGGAGCGAGTTTCCAGGGGTGAGCACATTTTCTATGCTTGTTAACTATTTTAGTCCAGGATTGTACATATTAATTCGTTAGTAATATTTAAGATCAATAGCTCCTCCACCTTTGGTTGCAAGGCAGGGTAGACATGCAACATCTTCTCTGTGGCTATTATCCTTTTCCGTTGTTTTGGCGTGtattttcataagaaaaaagatCAGAAGGAAAACTACTTGTGTTATACATCATATTATGCATGGGTTTCTCCCATTATATTGAATTGTTTGCTggtcttcctttttttttaaaatgttaatgtACATCTTAAGTTGATTATCCTTTCACGTGTCTAAGAAGGCATTTGATTGAATTCCTTGTGTCCCTTAAATGAACTTTTGCTACTTGATAATTTAATGGCTTGTTTGTATTCTGTTTATCAGCATCAAGCCATGTTCAAGGTACTGCACAGATCCCCGGACATACCCAAAACATTATCTCCAGAAGGACAAGATTTCCTTGAGCAGTGTTTTCAAAGGAATCCTGCAGATCGACCATCCGCAGCGGTGCTTCTAACACATCCATTTGTACAAAATTTGCATGAACAAGATGTTATAGTTCATTCACACGGCTGTCATAAGGAAGACACCGTAGTTTATTCACAAGGCTGCCCTAAGGAAGACACCGGCCCCAGAGTAAGTGCTAGTTATATTTAAACACATTGATCGTGGACTAATGACAATCATTATGAATAAATTGATGATTAGCCGATGAGACATTGTCTTATAGTTTCTTTTGTAGGATGAATCGCGTAAACACAGTCCAGGGCACGGTTCAAAACATAGCCGTGGTGTGGTGCCATCCTCCTTTCGTGCACgaattttttgcaaatttcaaaacTTAATCGGGTAACGTTTTGGTCACTTTGCTGTTAGTATTTCACGAAATGATATCTGGGTACTGTATTGACATCATTCTCTTTGTTACTTTGTTTATGACAGTGACACTTCCAAAAAAGCTGATACCGAGGAATCCAAACACATTAGATCTTCTCCTGTATCTCCTTGCTCGCTGACCGATGATAACAGTCCTCAATCTCCCTTTAAATCTAGTAACCGCAATTGTATGACCGTTACCAAATCCTCCAACATACCCTTCGCCATTATGAGAATCGTGAAGCACCTATGAAGCATGACATCAGCTGAGATTTCACTTACAGTGAGACAGGGACCAGTCCATAAACCTCAGTAGTATCATAGTCTTGCTGGTTATATTGGTACTTCCCATTGCAGGATTGTAGAAGCTAgaaattcacaaaaataaatagaagagGCGACTCGCATTCATTTGAAGTTATTGTTATGTATGTACATGAGAAGGCTAGGTTAGAGACCTATTAGTTGAACCTACTCCACGAAAGAAAATCAcatgtaaaatttaatttagggttaatatgttTTTACCCCTTATAATTTGGGTGAGTTCCGATttacccctgtaaaaaaaaattagattccaaccctgtaaTTTAAGATTCTTCGTTTTAGACCATGAGGCCACAAAAAGCTGACGTGGCATGTTGAGTGGCACGCTGTCTGTGCATATATGATTATGTGGCACGttgactgtataattaattttattttttatttttttaagggcaCACGTGGCATCTTgcctattttttaaaaataaaaaatgaagttatattaatttaaaaataaaaattaatttttgaaaataaaataatcgtaaaaaacaatatattttcttaaaaaataaaattctggaatttaatttaagaaaaaattaaaaataagaaaaaaaatcaggaattttgattttacgaagaaaaaaaaaattaaaaattcaggaatttttttaaataaggaaaatattttccaaactttttaatttcgaaagaaaaatctgaactttttctaattatttttgaaatacaTGAAGTTTcagaatttttcattttcgtaaaaaataattatttttttctaatattttaatttcggaaaagattttataaatattctGGAATAAAActttcgaaaaaaaatatatgatttttttttattttttgaaaaaaaatctaaatttgtttctgatttttccaatttttaaaatttcaaaaaaaatcagatttttttcttctgaatttttttctatttttaaaattaatttacagtttttttatttttaaattaatataaatgaaaataaaaaaattaaaaaacaaaattaattatacagtcatCGCGCCATATCATCCAAAAATGCTGACTCAGGGTCTAAAACGaaataatcttcaaattacaaggtctatttcaaaagaatcttcaaattacaaggtttgaatctaattttttttttacagtgtaAACCGGAACTCGCCTAAATTACAGGGGGCATACAATTTGCATTTGCACCTTTAACACTATATGGTTTGGGaggaaaaaattaaaggaaGTTGGTTGTCTAAAATCTAAGAGAAATTCTGTCATGAGTTTAAAACCACTTTGTTCCCTGGGAAGTTTAATTACTAAGCCTCATTCCATGCACGAATTACAAAGATAACGGAACTCCCTATCTTTGATAAGTTTTTAGAAGCATTCCTTTGCCTCAATCAAATTTTATTCGTACTAGGTCATCTACAATCAGATCCATCTTCTCCCTTCAATGTGATGCTAGTTTGATCCCAATAACTTGTCTCCAATAGAGCAAGGTTGTTCAAGGGTAATTGAGGATCTCCAATTAGAGATTCATATGTGGTACATAAGTATGAGAACCTACTTTTTCAGTTCTTCACCAATACCAATGGAGTTTGTCACCGTTGAAACCAAGTTCTTCCACAAGCATCAGTACACCGAGATAAATTTTGCGATCCATTTTATAACAACATATGAGATAAATGCTTAATATATTTGTGAACAGAAACCTTCTTAGTGATTTCTGGAGTTAGTATGAACGGTCAAAGCAGAATGTCCCACAGCAACTTGTATTTCAAATCacttttaaatttgatattgtTCATATCAATCTCGACCTTTTGCTTTATCATCCCATATTTGCGTGAGGGTCATCAAGAGGGATGACAAACCTTCTCCCTTCATCCATCTCCATCTTCTTGTtctttagatttaattttttgtgtcaaACATTTTGTACAATTAACATTATGTTAATGTATTATTAaatcatgttcaattaataaaattgtaaaaaaaaatgttcaattaataaaatgtgatgatttattaaattttattgtcaattttaaataatgtgattttaataatttgagttcaatcctaaaaaaatgtcaaacaaCTATATATAATTATAGAGTTTGAcctcaaataaataaatcaataaattagtagggttgaaaaataatttttcaataaattctccgccattttttaattcaactaTATACTTTGATCTACACAGTGAGAGTCTTCACTCTTCACTTTCCTTTCTTCACTATTCTGATTTCTCATTTCATCTTCCCGCGCCCAAAAAATGGGTGCAGAATCACACCATCCCCAAACCTTAATCCACAAAATCTACGCTCCATTCTCCAACGAATTCCCCTTCGCAACTCCTCTTCCTTCTCTCAAAACAAACGAACTTGAACTCGTTCGAGGCGTTTTGCGAATGCTTCAAGGGTTTTCCTCTTCTTTATTCTCATGGAATCACAATGAAAACCGTTTTCGTATCAATAATGGAGTTTACGTCACACATTTATCCCTCAAAAGTCTTCATTCGCTTCTTAATCAATTTCTTCACGCTGCCACGTGTCTTCAAATCGTTGAGATTACGGTTAAGAAAGTTGAAACTTCCATGCCGAGACCTAATCCTACTTTGAATGCGTTTGTTGCTTCTGCTTCTTCGTGGCTTAAGGTTTGATTTCTCTGAGATTCGGTTTCGGATTCGCCTTTATTGATTAttgaatttttgtgttttttattgattgaattgatttgaATTGTGGTGATGCAGCGGTTGAGGAATGTTGCGTTGAAGGAGGAAGTGTCTATGAATAATGCAGATGTTGTTTTCACTCCAACTTTGTTAGGATTCAAAAATTCTTTATCaaggtttgttttttttctaattttagatGCTAGCATAGTTAATATTTTAGTCTGTGTACGGGACAGAGTGTTAGGCGGTGAAGAACCAGCACGAACATAAGTtaagtgtagcagagatgaggatgttgtgttggatgtgtGTTAAGACTAGACCAGATTGaattagaaatgacaacattagagagagagagagagagagagaattggGGTAGAAACTAGACTTAGTTgatttgggcatgtagagaaaAGTCATGTGAACTAtgtagtaaggagagtagatcacATGGAGGATCGTCAAATCATTTGAGGCAGTGGaggacctagaaaaactatcaGAGAAACTAACTATTAAGAATAGATTATTGAGGTGGATAAAAATTGTATATGATGGAGCATTATGGGATCCATATAGCCAACCCACTTAGCGGGGGTAAGGCTTGGTTATTGTCGGTGTGTGTATTCTATCGGTTTTTGATATATTGTCTTACAGCAATTTGATGTTTTGGAAAGCTACGTTATATTTGGATAATTTTTCGAAAGGACAAAACTTAGGTCCTTTTCATATTTGCTTTTCATGTTCTTCATTTAAAATGCAGTTTTTGTGGTTATGACAAACtttggagaaaaaattgaatttaaggAAATTATAGGTagatatgaatattttaagCGAAGAACGGCATGAAGTGCACCTAAGAAAATGTACCTAAGTTTTGCCATTTTCCAAATCCCACTTGTCTTAATTTATTTCAGCGATTACGAGTTTGTGACAGTATCTGACGAACATTTGTTGACTTAGTCTTTGCTCTGGTGCTGAGTTCCTATTGCAAATAGTTCATGAGGCCATCCCTGATGTATATTTTGAGTTTGGGGCATCTGTACCTGCAGCAGACTTGGCTGTTCATGTTCTTGACTATCTTCATAAGAAGCTTGAAGAAATGTGTCTTGTACAAGGTGGCGAGGTCGTGAATCTTTTTCGTGCAGCACATTAAGcattttttatacatttttattgGTTCATGATGTCAAGTTTATAAAACCTATATTGGTAACAGGAGGAAGCTTATCTCACGGTACTTTACATGTATGTGGAAAGCTTGTTGCCATATATTGAGGGTCTTGATTCCTGGCTTTTTGACGGAATACTTGATGATCCTTCTGATCAGGTAATCATTATCGAATCTCTTGATTGCCAGGGGATGAAGAAGTTATTTCTCAAAGTTGTGTTAAAGAGTGTGATAAAAATAGCCCATGTTATATTGTTAAACTAAGAAATAACTTTCTTGATGTTTTCATCTGGTGCAAAAGTTGCTTAAAAGTGTCTATCTAACCTGTTGCGTTCTTCTAGTGATTATATTTGATTTGTGTAGCTTGAAACTCACTTAAGGGAATCATTTGCATGGAGATTTTTTAATGTACATAGCCTAAAATTACTTTTAGGTCATATTCATACTGCAATATCTTTTGTTTGTGGTTTTTGTGACCCATACTGGTTAAGAACATATTGGGTTATTTAATCTTTTCCCAAAAATGCATTTTAGCCAGCAGCTTTCTCTAGCGTATTCAATATAAAGTtttctaaacataaaataagCTAATCTAGATGCACAATACAATGTTGTATTCATCATGTCATCTATCTTTTCAGATGTTCTTTTTCGCTAATAAAGAAGTCTCAGTTGCTGAGGCTGAGTTCTGGGAGAAGAGTTGTCTAATAAGAAAGCTACAGCATCGTAAGTCAGATACCGAGTTGTCTTCCACAATTTATGCCGGTGATTCTATTCCAGCATCAAATGAGAAGAAGGAAATGGGCATGAGGGATTCCATCTCTTTGTCTAGTACAATTAAAGGAAAAGACCAGAGCGTTAGAGACTGTCCAGCTTGTCCTTTGTTTATAAAGGATTTAGCTAAGTCAATTATTTCTGCTGGAAAATCTTTGCAGCTGATGCGCCATGCCCCGAGTTCCTTAGCAGCATGTAGCAAAGGAAGTAATTTTAAGTTTGGAAGTACCAAATCCTTAAACTATGGTTTGTCTCCTTCTCATAGAGTGGCTGGGCTAACACTGTCAGAAATTTTTTCTGTGTCACTAGCTGGACTTATTGGTCATGGTGACCATGTTTGTAAATACTTTTGCCAAGATGATTGGCATGAATCTGTGTCTGTTTCTTCCTTTGTatcttatttaaatttaaatgctGAAAAAAAGGACAATCAAAACTTAACCGCTCCACCTTACTCAGAGAAGATTTGGTACAAGTTCTTGATTGATACATTATCTCAAAAAAGATCAGCTGACTTGAAGCCAAAATATGAAGACATAAATAATGGCAATGGTGATTCAAGAGGGGATAAAGTTGTTGAAGACAAATTGTTTCTCTTGAGATCATGCTTACAAAATCCCGTTATTACCGTTTGTCGAAAAACAATCGGAAACAGCAGGGATTCCTTGAAAACATTGAATTTATCTCGAAAATTCTGCTTGCCTTCTTTAAATGACGAGGGTTTAAGAAAGGCTATATTTGGTGGAGAAAGTACATCATTTTCAGATAGTGAAGGAACAAACTATACTTTTGGTTTTCAGTATGATGAATCCAAATTCATTCACTCACAGGATAAGAGAAAGCTGTTAGAAACACTGTTTCCTTTTCCCACCATTTTGCCTGCAGTTCAGGTATTTCTACTGAGTAGCATTTGATGAAGGATTCAGTACATTAGTGtgataaacatatatttaatttgtaacAGGATGATCTTCCTGTGTCGGAGCTCTTGCCTTTCCAGAGAAACAGCACTCTTCCTTCAAAAGTTCTTCACTGGATGCAAAATGTTGACCTAAGAACGACTCCACTACCTCTGGTTATTATGCAGTACTGTCTAACCGCCTACATTCAGAAACAGGTGAATAAAGATAAACCCTATGACAATTCCAGGATTAACActatgataatatatatttgcTTTATTTTGAATAGAACAGGTAGATTATATTGGAGTGAATATGTTGTTAAAGTTGATGAATGAATGGAGGTTGATGGAAGAGCTTGCAGTGCTGCGAGCAATATACTTGTTAGGCTCAGGTATTGGATTATTatactttattttgttttctatatACAGGATGCAGTTGATAAACTTTGAGCTACAGGTCACACAACAACATAGAATAACACGAGTCGCATAAATTTTGCCATATATATTGTTTGGTGGACATTGAGCATCACAGCTCACTAAGCAAGCAATATAATTGTAAATTTACTGTAATACCCTTTGTAATGTATTCTggtacacacacatatatatcaTAATATGAAAGAGTGTAGTAATTAAGTAGGAAATAAAATGGGTATTTTTGTAAGTTACATAATTTGTTTTTGGGACGAAAGGTCGTGCTTTAGTTTTTAATGCAAGAAGATTTTGGATTTGTGTTGTCCCTCGATCGTTATTTGGTTCtgatgtatgattttttttttttaaatcaaatatgtAACAAATTACTTGTGTTGTTGAGTCTCTTACTTTCTTGcaaatcaaacaaattcatAGTACAttgcatcataattttttaataacattaTGTTGGGTGAGAGGCATATCATATATTCATATCTTTGGCTgtatttttactttcttgcaAATCAAATGGGTACATAGTATATACTGTgcttcaaaatattttgtaagTTTAGGTTGGGTAGGGGTCATATTGGTATACTATCAATGTTTTCTGTATTGATATTTTGTCTTGTGCAGGCGATTTGCTACAACACTTTTCAACCGTCATTTTCGATAAATTGGATAAGGGTGAAACATgggatgatgattttgaattaaaCACAATATTACAGGTAGAGTTTCTTGATTTTGTTTAATTGTGTACTTTGGTAGTTATTAGAATTTGAGTCAGGCCTATTTTTAACCCAAAAGCTAGCTCAAGAGATGGGGATTATGTAAgtcctataaatatttttttggccaTACCTCTTGTTAAAATGGGATCTCAACACCCCCCTCACACCTGAGATTGGATATGTGGAAAGTGAACTTTGTAGGATTAATATCTATAGGTGGCCCAATATTTGGACTAGGATAGACCTTATATCATAGAATTTGGGTTAAACCTAActcaattttcaaagttagctCAAGAAATGGAGATTGCTTAAGACTTGTTAGAACTACTTTGCCCACATTGGTTATTAAAATTGGACCAGGAAATTACTTCCAAGTTCTAGTTTCTTGtatcaaattatatttaaatttattcctAGGTTCGAGAATTAAAGGAATGGATCATAATACAAATGCTCCGTAAGTGAAAAAAGGCCACACCGCCATAGTTTGTTGATTAGTTGCATATGGATAGAGTAAATTTATAGCGTGTAAGAAAACTACAGAGTACCTTAGACCAAGTGCAATGGGATAGTTGAAAGCCAAGTTCAACATGTTGAACCATTAGAAGAGGGTGTTGAAGATGAGATAAAAATGATGTGGAGGAGAGAGGAGTTGAATGAGTTCAACATTGTTGAACTTGGAGAGAGAAATATTTTGTGGATAAAGTGGGTGACACGTGTAATCTTCTGATTGGTTGCCTGAATTTTTGTCATCTTAATAATTtgaactcaattatttcattgcaaaataattttaaatttttttttttcccaaaatttatgattttttttttgtctataaatagagacttggttcatttgatttggacacaaaaaaaaaaaccaagtttttcactatcttaatcttgttattatctttctattagcttttcttttgaagttttaatctttttttagtgaaaataaattatttaaataaattttgtttttccaaaaaaactaaaaaaataaattgttaagtgtttattattttaatttaattataatcgataattgtaattttatgtaaaaaaagaaaatataaaattaaataagaatatgaaataaaaagtggtggggtagagtgttgaatgaaaaactattggagagggtaaaagttgaatgagtcttgaataagagaga
It encodes:
- the LOC11423220 gene encoding mitogen-activated protein kinase kinase kinase 5 isoform X2, which encodes MTPTTTNKSCSSSSSQGSKGQSIQQRRLTRQKRLCYPNDQDVGESFHSTDVAVSFSLPTSPYRTSSDHWSTSAVPQPLPLPESPLTTRRPDHHAAALPFSRKSADHDTVRSLRSSSNLGRHFFNTVTGNAKSDLRVNIPPTRGLVSSNSSCKDTRKHSHDNDCEGISNSKLQFAAKSAPNSIFSSPVTSPRRLSSVDLLDPSIILPQDFNDMFRVLPAKTAHSPDLSPRRSFGNHSPANHHRHTIQGGSQQHSKFCTRVWPENNHLDAHPLPLPPRASPQPQQSPAHQSSVTMNHSTENIHSMKGHWQKGKLIGRGSFGSVYHATNLETGASCALKEVDLVPDDPKSTDCIKQLDQEIRILGQLHHPNIVEYYGSEVVGDRLCIYMEYVHPGSLQKFMQDHCGVMTESVVRNFTRHILSGLAYLHSTKTIHRDIKGANLLVDASGIVKLADFGVSKILTEKSYELSLKGSPYWMAPELMMAAMKNETNPTVAMAVDIWSLGCTIIEMLTGKPPWSEFPGHQAMFKVLHRSPDIPKTLSPEGQDFLEQCFQRNPADRPSAAVLLTHPFVQNLHEQDVIVHSHGCHKEDTVVYSQGCPKEDTGPRFLL
- the LOC11423220 gene encoding mitogen-activated protein kinase kinase kinase 5 isoform X1; amino-acid sequence: MTPTTTNKSCSSSSSQGSKGQSIQQRRLTRQKRLCYPNDQDVGESFHSTDVAVSFSLPTSPYRTSSDHWSTSAVPQPLPLPESPLTTRRPDHHAAALPFSRKSADHDTVRSLRSSSNLGRHFFNTVTGNAKSDLRVNIPPTRGLVSSNSSCKDTRKHSHDNDCEGISNSKLQFAAKSAPNSIFSSPVTSPRRLSSVDLLDPSIILPQDFNDMFRVLPAKTAHSPDLSPRRSFGNHSPANHHRHTIQGGSQQHSKFCTRVWPENNHLDAHPLPLPPRASPQPQQSPAHQSSVTMNHSTENIHSMKGHWQKGKLIGRGSFGSVYHATNLETGASCALKEVDLVPDDPKSTDCIKQLDQEIRILGQLHHPNIVEYYGSEVVGDRLCIYMEYVHPGSLQKFMQDHCGVMTESVVRNFTRHILSGLAYLHSTKTIHRDIKGANLLVDASGIVKLADFGVSKILTEKSYELSLKGSPYWMAPELMMAAMKNETNPTVAMAVDIWSLGCTIIEMLTGKPPWSEFPGHQAMFKVLHRSPDIPKTLSPEGQDFLEQCFQRNPADRPSAAVLLTHPFVQNLHEQDVIVHSHGCHKEDTVVYSQGCPKEDTGPRDESRKHSPGHGSKHSRGVVPSSFRARIFCKFQNLIGDTSKKADTEESKHIRSSPVSPCSLTDDNSPQSPFKSSNRNCMTVTKSSNIPFAIMRIVKHL